The following is a genomic window from Carassius gibelio isolate Cgi1373 ecotype wild population from Czech Republic chromosome B7, carGib1.2-hapl.c, whole genome shotgun sequence.
AACCctgagtctctgtgtgtgttcagcGCTGCTGGAGTTCAACCAGGCGCTGATCGTGAGTCGAAAAGATCCCCAGTCCAGGAGAACGTGTGTGTCTCAGATCTGTGAGAGAGTCGGCTCCGACGCCCGCTGGCCTCAggtatcaacacacacacatcacacacacacacacaccctgtgtAACACGTGTCAGCTGGTGTGTCTCATCCTGTACAGTTTGATCTCATTCTGTTCTTCATTTCTCTCGGCAGATGCTCATGTTTCCTGAAGGAACAACGACTAACGGACGAGCGCTGATCAAATTCAAACctggtacaacacacacacacacacatacacacacacacacacacacacacgctcaaattgatgaaaagtgggagtaaagacatttataatgttacaaaagatttctgtttcaaataaatgctgttcatctgtgaatcctgaaaaataaaatgcatcccagtttccacagaaatattgagcagcacaactgtgttcaacattgataataatcagaaatgtttcttgagcagtaaatgatcatattattctgatttctgaagatcatgtgacactgaagactggaggaatgatgctgaaaatacagcggagcatcacagaaatacattacactttaacagagattcactcagaaaacagatgatttacattagaataatatttcactatttactgtattttgctaTGGCCTTGGTGAGCAGCAGAGACTTCCTCCAGAAACAGAAGCAGgtgtgtgtccgtgtgtttgTAAGCTCATgtctgtgttgtgattggacaGGGGCGTTTGTGGCCGGCGTTCCCGTGCAGCCCGTCCTGCTCCACTATCCTGGAGAGCCGGTgagtcaccacacacacacacacaccgctatGATCTCGATTCATCAGAAACACTGATCAGACGGATCGCTCTTTAACTGTGTGTGCAGGACACGGTTCGCTGGACCTGGAGAGGCCTGACATGGTGAGCAGCGGTTGTTCTTCTCTTGATGATTGACCGTGATGCAGCTGTTCTTCTGAAtacagctgtgtgtgtttggatctGCAGGCTCGGCGCTCTGTGGCACACCACGTCTCAGATCTACACCAGCGTCACTGTGGAGGTTGATTGACATGAGCCACAGCCAATCACGTCCTGCGAGTAGAATCACACAGTAatcctgctctgctctgattggttgcagTTCCTGCCCGTGTACACGCCGTCGCAGGACGAGAAGCAGAGCCCAGAGTTATACGCAGAGAACGTACAGAAGCTGATGGCCCAGTAAGTCATGTGAAAAACAGTCTTACTAGTAATAAAACTCGAACTAAGTGTATGTAGTCAtaacaaaaacacactaaaaattcaaatacaaaattCATTTATATACTCTttctgaaccattttttttttctccgattttaatttttttaattttgtaagttTGTTTTTTACCTGTTAATTTGAGTTTGTCATTTTAGTTCTTCATCATTTTAGAGCTGTTCGTTAGCATATTTACAGTAGTTGTAGTTTATTTGAACTCCTGTTTTCTGATAATGTCATGTTAAACACAGCACTTCATCTGCCGGAAACATAATAACAGGTTTGAGACTGATTTCTGACTGAAATGACACACATGTTTTGCTGTATTAATGTGAGTTGTATCTGGTGTGGCCTGTTGTTTTCTTCGTAGAGCTCTGCGTGTTCCTGCCACTGATTACGTGATGGAGGGTCGGTGTCCTGTTCAGAAGCTGGGAAACCTCTCGCTTCCCCTGGAGCCTCCGGCACACGACACACTCCGACTGCTCCGTGAACacgggtgagtgtgtgtgtgagagagagagtgtgtagttCCTCTCCACCTGTTGGTCTCACACTCTTTGGTTCTTCTCCAGTCTCTCTCGAACTCATGTGGAGGCTGTGATGAATcatgtgattgacagctgtcactcAGGCCAGAGCTCCATGGTAACGGCCGATCACCTGACCGCTCTTCTGGGGCTGAAGGACAGAAAGACGGCGGTGAAGATCTGCTCGCTTTACTCAAAGGTAACACAGTGTGAGAATCTGTTCATCATTTATTACCCTCTTGAACCCGCGTTGCAAACACAGATCCTTAGGTGCAAATATGACCTTAAAATAATAGTGTCATAAAAGTACTGTATTCAAATACACTGCAGTCATAAGATGGCTTGGAGAGATAAACActctggtttaaagggacagtacacccaaaaaataaaaaataaagttcaaatcAATTACTCTCCATCAAGattttctaaacctgtatgagtttcttcctttgaacacaaaagacattttaaagaatatCAGTAACCAAATAATGATGGTAGCCATTGGCTTCAATAGTAtggagaaccccccccccccccccatgaaaGTCAATTCTCTGTACTGTCAACGTTCTTTAAAACATCTTCTTAATTTTATCGTTATTCGCTGAAATGCGCACAAAAATTGGTGCATTTGGTTATAAGCCAATAAATGGAGTCATTCAAACATAAGACTGACCAGCTGTATTGTTGTCACTAATATCAGAGATGTTTCCTCTCATGTGTGAATGTACCTGATAAACCagcagttgtgtttttgtgtgtgctgcCGTTTTAGTTCAAAAGCAAAATAATTAGCTACTTCCaaataatttgttaacatttacaAGCACACAAGACACTTGTATCAATCTGAGCAGGAAACCGCAGATCTGTGTATTTGTGTtgaagtgagtgtgtgtttgcaggacgATACGGTGGATCTGAGGCAGATCTGTCTGAGTGTTTCAGCTGTTTCTGAGTTCAGGAGTCTGGAGTCTCTCATACACACTGCCTTCaaggtgagagagtgtgtgtgtgtcagagtgtgtgtgtgtgtgtgatgtttttatatacatatgcACTCAGATGCTTGTTTGAGAGTGAAGCGCAGCACGGTGTTCATTTACACACAAGCAGCTCATGATAACAGTGTCTTCAGTGTAAATGCTGCTCTGATCCGTGTGTGTTGTCAGTGGTTCGATGCAGACCAGGACGGGTTGTTGAGCGCAGATGATCTGTCTGTCCTGATGGGGGCGCTGGTGGGTGTCCCTCAGCACTCGATCACAGAGATGTACACGGCGCTGACCACCAGGGGGCGACCCACTGAAGGTAAAAACCACTGCGTTTGAGCCGAGGTGTGCGATATTTACCATCTACAATGATATTATTATAGTTGTTTTAACTATATGTGAGCTGAAATGATCAGGTTTGTTACtcattttgcaaaaaataaacaaaaacatatcacAACATTATGACGTTTGGTTTCTGAACGAATCTGTTGTGGAATTAATCATTTgatcatttcaaaagaaacagcTTTGTTAAACGAATCATTTGAACAAATGACTCAGTGAATCATATTCagacttgctgccacctattgTCATATTTATCTTTGactaattttgaataatttaaccAGGCTCTCACCATGAACAATTCATTAGAAGCTGACATGGCCTTAAAGTAAAAAGGAAAAATTCTTAACCCAACCAAGataaaagcacaaaaacacaatatgcaaaatattgtaaaaaaatccCCCCAAAATATTGAGATGTCATTTGTCGTCAGTATCGCACACTCATTAGTTTGAGCCTATAATGCTAATATTTGACTGTTGTACGCTAATTTATTACGTATTCATCTCCTAAAGCTTCTCTGCAGGACGTATTGACGACGCATCCAGTTTATCGCAGAGTCTTCACCGAGTATCTCCACTCCAGCGGACTCGCAGACGGAAAACACAATGGGATTCCCAACGGAAACACCAGCGGGGTTTATAACCGTTATGGAGCGACCGATACAAAGTCCAACTGAGGTTTCATCGCAATACTGGGACGAACGTCTGAAATATTCAACATCTGTACCCCAAGCCAAGTGTTAGTTCTCGTTCAGTCTGACTGCACATATGTTAACTAGCATGATCTGAGCGTGAGCTGAGAATGTAGTTCGAGGTTACCTTTACGTGATTTCTTTCTTGAGTGTTACTGTTTTCTGCGCTGGGAATTATATTGTGAGAATATAGCACAACTACTACAGATACAGTACAGATgcctttatatataaatattttatcatgaAGTCCGAaggaaatgttattaaaatttttatatttttgtcattttaatctttgtttattgGAAAAACCCACTGTACTGCGAAGGATTTCTGctgaagtgtcatattttatactttaatatattaacattctTAAATGAGGActttatttggtgttttgtttttatggtttattagTGTCAAGTGCTCTTTCATCTTTTCTGAAACGTTTGTCGCTTGTACATTGAGTTTCGGTCACGTCTATTTGCATTCGTTGATACAATTATGTCGTGCGATGAAAATCACAATGTAAATCAACTCTTTTCACGTTAATTTTGATTAAATCAGTTTCTTGTCCAACGATCTTTCGTTTTATATGTTGTctcttgtgtttttttatgtttgtttgtttgcattattttccTTAATCGTATCTGATTTCTTCAGGGTTGTCTGTTTAATACAAATGTTTGTCATTCTCTGGGAGTCGTTGGGAATGTCCGAATCAATTTTGTTGCCTTTTGCACTTCTTTCGTTCATATGATTTCCCAGATTTGGTCTGTTTCTTATCTGGAGATCTTCAGATTTTTATTACGctcctgagagagagaaaatagacaTGTTTCATCAAACAACAAGCCTTCAAGTCTGTTTACACATGAAAGAAAAATCCACAATGATAACTGTTTTAGCAAAcacaagaagacaaaaaaaagaaaaaaaatgttaaataggcTTATCATACGTGTTCCTTTAGAAAAACTCAGTTTCCCATCCTCCTTTGCGCGGTGAGTCGCACATCCGGGTTGTTCTAACTTCGCTCGCCGCACGTGGTGTTTTTAGCTGCTGGCTACAGAGTATAAATCTGCTTTCTGCTCGGAAATCACCGAAATAAACTTCACATTCCGGCGTGTGATCAGTTGATCATGTTCCTGCAGTATTATCTGAACGAGCTCGGCGACAGGGTTTATACTCTGAAGGTGAGTTCTAGAACGTTATATACACGTAACATATATAGTATGAGTTTTACACTTCGTGAAATTGTAATGTCAACATTACAACTGTATTATAACGGTAGTATACGTCCAAAGTATTTTATTAGTGTATGAAAGTTTCTTTGGCTGATAAAACCatagtcagtaaaataataaaataaaacacctttTGTTGGTTCCCAGAATGATCTAATTTGGTTTCAAATACTCAACCGGAAGTGTTCTCTGTCTGTCGGGTGCTACTGTATGATTATCATTGTGATTTAAGcaataattaataacattaaagACATATACATTTCGAAAACATAACCCCATGGGTTTTAATAATGAGGGGTATTTTATTGTACAGTTTCTGAAAGATCACTGGGATCTTGAGCATATTTTGgtattgttttgttgttattgtatgCAGCTTCAGCTGTGTAATGAAGAAGTACAGTGTTGAGGCAggttttaaatgaatgatttctCTGTTTTTCTGCAGAAAGTGGACCCGAGCGGTCAGCCCAGCAGCTCGGCTCATCCGGCACGCTTCTCACCGGACGACAAGTTCTCCAGACACCGAGTGACCATCAAGAAGCGCTTCGGCCTGCTGCTGACCCAACAGCCCCGACCCGTGCTCTgagaccatcatcatcatcatcatcatcatcatgatgaCCCGTGCTCTGAGACGACCTGTTCCTCTCTAACAGACTGACCATCAGTGCTCTTCACACAGCTCACTCCTCTCGACTGAATCATGTCATGTTTACTCTCTCATCTACAAACACACTGCTATCTCTGtttattcaattaaatacatGTCATAAAATTACACACAGATgtgagaaattaatattttcaaaatgtataaacattgagtgtttgataatgtctaaatatacaaaaaatgaaTGTAATAAGCTATTATGACCAGTAAAACTCTTTACAGCAATTGGACTAGAGCTAAATACATGAAGGCTATGTTTATTAAACACATACGGGCATCTAGTGGTAAAACCATAACATTACAAACACCAAACACTGGTGATCTGATCGTGTGAGGTTGATCCTCCATAAACCTAGAATCTAGAAACATGGGACAAAAGAGTTCTTCAAACTGAGtattcacgtgtgtgtgtgtgtgtgtgtgaatcagacGTTTCACCTTACAGGTGGTTTCATTTACTCTATTTTCTAACTCAATAGGCCTATCTCTCAAATGTAACCCATGGTAGAATCACAGCTGTCTCTTTATGAATGACTGGAATATTCTTGTGAAGTGATAAAGACGTGTCCTGGGAGTTTAATATAGTGATCAGGGGTTAGATGCTCTATAGCAGGAATGGGCCAGCATTTGTTCTACTTTATACCAAAGGGGCCAGTTTACTAGTCCACTTCCACACACTTTTTATTGAAGGGATTTAAAGCAGAATTaatgtagtttgtttttaaagattttattaactATACAACTTGTGCAGTTAGTTTAATTGAGAAGGGAAGCTTTGTTGTCAGTTGACAGCAATATCACTCCAACAGATAAACATCTCAACTGCATTAACTGTAAATTTGCATCAAACAAATGTCCAGAGGTCCTATCTTTTATTACAGAACATTCTCAGAACAACATAAGAGGACAGTTAAAAAGGgctcattaaaattaataaatagttatACCAAACGATACCATAAAATAACTGCAGGGTTTTAAAGATCCAATTTAAGAACTTTAAGACCTGCACTTCAGATGTCAGCCTTTAAACAATTTTTAAGAAAAGGGGAGTCAAAagtatcaattattatattaatttaaacagttAGGCtattattaatcaattattatattaaattacataaatatatcttgatttattATCAGATCTTTAACAATTAAGTCCATCAGTGGCTCTTTAGCTTATTTAATTGTAGGTTCCCAATGTGATAAATTAGCCCATAGTGTGAAAACAAAAGGAACGGTTGTATCTATATCTACATGAATCTACACTCACGGTTGCTGCAGATGAAATGCTGGGTCTCAGTGTGTCATCTTTAATGGTTTTCTGTGTGGTAGAAAAAGCTTAACGTGCATTAGTACGTTGCATTCATGGCCATTGTGCTTTATTAATAGTATTGTTATTAATAAGGTTATTACTGTTGTCACTGGTCTAgtacattaagccacattaaggGTTTTAGAATGTCCCAAAACCTGTGAGAAATATAAGCACTGACTGAGTATTGAGTCTAAATTCAGTAAAACTCTTGTATTATCAGCAGAGCACTACATAAATACAGATAACCTGATTCAGTATCACAGGCTGATGACGtaacagttttatttaattttttaacatttgtttgaGATTAATATATTATGATCAGACAGACCGCTgactaaattatacatttttgtaattttgtttaagtttatttttaaataccaAATGTATTCACGTTTGAGTGCTCCAAGAAATATGGTCCACTTATCTGTTGATCATCATATTTAGAGTCAAatctttaagctttttttttctacaatgctTGTCTAGCCAATTtatattaaaggtgccatctgtcatgtctgacaaaaaaaatcaagtcatactccacattccataccagatgggggcagtatgcctcaataaagtgaattggtctactctagagtaacaaacgagaaacggcatagtctctatgctccgcccctatcttcacaacaacactacagccatagccgaagcctaagaggacgatttgcctccagaggaacgttgggtgatgtcaagtgatattgaaacatgacatcttcaagctactccccttcacctttaccagtcaatatgttcctattcgttttgttcatattacattttgagttgtatatacacattatttgaattaaattacttTCTCATCATTGGTTAACATCAAGACAGCTGATCaaagctagcgccaaccaacgtaaccagagctgccaactctcaagcattcaccgtgagacacacgcaattgactcttttcacacgctttcacgccacacatcaattttctcacacacagaaaaaccacgaagcaaagaagACACAGAGACCAACAGACTTGACAGAGCAGGTaacttatgaaataaaacaatgggtaagttatagctagctaattatcaaatgcagctacggttagccatcgctaacattagcacgtttatcgaacagccttcgatacatttctatgttataacttcccgaaaacaaatacacaaacatataaaacttctagcgaaatactaacagcatcttacttaccaatccaaaagaaatgttgcaagatcggagtcgaacctcatttctttcaggtccatcagttgtctccagcgattaaaagcagtgccgatatttactctggttcggctccttttcttatcggatttgatttgtgtttccgagcacggttgtttccctgtagcgggtgacgctctcttccctgaactgaaatgaactagtgggctgtactttccacacgattgacatcaggttcaagtacacgcccacaagccgtgcaaattatttgtgtattgcaggttggctggtgattatgttgcccgcataccgcctcccatggccgaaactggtattacgacacctgtcgggccggggctagtaatgctaatgctaattaaggttgatatctctgcagca
Proteins encoded in this region:
- the LOC127962242 gene encoding lysophospholipid acyltransferase LPCAT4 isoform X4; its protein translation is MMRKTQTPHPFVHEVRLTAARRIQGMILGLVLFPVRITLASLFFLLMWPVARLRLVGLSAAERAEPVRGWRWWLFQHIMLFLSRAAFFSLGFLRIRVKGCQAGLKEAPVLVVAPHSGFLDMLVLCVTGLPTVVSRAENCRLPIIGALLEFNQALIVSRKDPQSRRTCVSQICERVGSDARWPQMLMFPEGTTTNGRALIKFKPGAFVAGVPVQPVLLHYPGEPDTVRWTWRGLTWLGALWHTTSQIYTSVTVEFLPVYTPSQDEKQSPELYAENVQKLMAQALRVPATDYVMEGRCPVQKLGNLSLPLEPPAHDTLRLLREHGLSRTHVEAVMNHVIDSCHSGQSSMVTADHLTALLGLKDRKTAVKICSLYSKDDTVDLRQICLSVSAVSEFRSLESLIHTAFKWFDADQDGLLSADDLSVLMGALVGVPQHSITEMYTALTTRGRPTEGLIDDASSLSQSLHRVSPLQRTGRRKTQWDSQRKHQQGL
- the LOC127962282 gene encoding H/ACA ribonucleoprotein complex subunit 3, which translates into the protein MFLQYYLNELGDRVYTLKKVDPSGQPSSSAHPARFSPDDKFSRHRVTIKKRFGLLLTQQPRPVL
- the LOC127962242 gene encoding lysophospholipid acyltransferase LPCAT4 isoform X2, whose product is MMRKTQTPHPFVHEVRLTAARRIQGMILGLVLFPVRITLASLFFLLMWPVARLRLVGLSAAERAEPVRGWRWWLFQHIMLFLSRAAFFSLGFLRIRVKGCQAGLKEAPVLVVAPHSGFLDMLVLCVTGLPTVVSRAENCRLPIIGALLEFNQALIVSRKDPQSRRTCVSQICERVGSDARWPQMLMFPEGTTTNGRALIKFKPGAFVAGVPVQPVLLHYPGEPDTVRWTWRGLTWLGALWHTTSQIYTSVTVEFLPVYTPSQDEKQSPELYAENVQKLMAQALRVPATDYVMEGRCPVQKLGNLSLPLEPPAHDTLRLLREHGLSRTHVEAVMNHVIDSCHSGQSSMVTADHLTALLGLKDRKTAVKICSLYSKDDTVDLRQICLSVSAVSEFRSLESLIHTAFKWFDADQDGLLSADDLSVLMGALVGVPQHSITEMYTALTTRGRPTEASLQDLLTTHPVYRRVFTEYLHSSGLADGKHNGIPNGNTNRVYNHYGATDTKTN
- the LOC127962242 gene encoding lysophospholipid acyltransferase LPCAT4 isoform X3 produces the protein MMRKTQTPHPFVHEVRLTAARRIQGMILGLVLFPVRITLASLFFLLMWPVARLRLVGLSAAERAEPVRGWRWWLFQHIMLFLSRAAFFSLGFLRIRVKGCQAGLKEAPVLVVAPHSGFLDMLVLCVTGLPTVVSRAENCRLPIIGALLEFNQALIVSRKDPQSRRTCVSQICERVGSDARWPQMLMFPEGTTTNGRALIKFKPGAFVAGVPVQPVLLHYPGEPDTVRWTWRGLTWLGALWHTTSQIYTSVTVEFLPVYTPSQDEKQSPELYAENVQKLMAQALRVPATDYVMEGRCPVQKLGNLSLPLEPPAHDTLRLLREHGLSRTHVEAVMNHVIDSCHSGQSSMVTADHLTALLGLKDRKTAVKICSLYSKDDTVDLRQICLSVSAVSEFRSLESLIHTAFKWFDADQDGLLSADDLSVLMGALVGVPQHSITEMYTALTTRGRPTEGRIDDASSLSQSLHRVSPLQRTRRRKTQWDSQRKHQRGL
- the LOC127962242 gene encoding lysophospholipid acyltransferase LPCAT4 isoform X1, whose amino-acid sequence is MMRKTQTPHPFVHEVRLTAARRIQGMILGLVLFPVRITLASLFFLLMWPVARLRLVGLSAAERAEPVRGWRWWLFQHIMLFLSRAAFFSLGFLRIRVKGCQAGLKEAPVLVVAPHSGFLDMLVLCVTGLPTVVSRAENCRLPIIGALLEFNQALIVSRKDPQSRRTCVSQICERVGSDARWPQMLMFPEGTTTNGRALIKFKPGAFVAGVPVQPVLLHYPGEPDTVRWTWRGLTWLGALWHTTSQIYTSVTVEFLPVYTPSQDEKQSPELYAENVQKLMAQALRVPATDYVMEGRCPVQKLGNLSLPLEPPAHDTLRLLREHGLSRTHVEAVMNHVIDSCHSGQSSMVTADHLTALLGLKDRKTAVKICSLYSKDDTVDLRQICLSVSAVSEFRSLESLIHTAFKWFDADQDGLLSADDLSVLMGALVGVPQHSITEMYTALTTRGRPTEASLQDVLTTHPVYRRVFTEYLHSSGLADGKHNGIPNGNTSGVYNRYGATDTKSN